TGGTGGAAGCGAAGTAACTATTGAAGAAGGTACGGGTTTAGTGCATTCTGCTCCAGGACATGGTGACGTAGATTTTGCAATAGGTAAGAAAATGAATTTCCCAGTAGTAATGCTAGTAAATGATAAGGGAGAGTTTCTAGATAGTGCTGGCAAATATGCTGGCAAATATGTTAGAGATGAAAATAATGAAATAATAGAAGACCTAAAGAAAGCTAACGCATTATTGTACGCTGGTAAGATAGTTCATAGATATCCTATTTGCTGGAGATGTAAGACTCCACTACTATTAAGGGCTGTAGAGCAGTGGTTCATAAAAGTAACTAAACTAAAAACTGAGCTCTTGAATGAGATAGATAGAGTAAATTGGGTACCTGAATGGGGTAAAACTAGAATAGGTAATCTTGTTAAAGACTTAAGAGATTGGGTAATAAGCAGGCAGAGATTCTGGGGAACTCCTTTACCGATTTGGGTATGTAAAAACGGACATATAACCGTTGTAGGAAGTAAAGGAGAGTTACAAAAACTTTCTATAAACGGTGTTCCTGAAGATCTTCATAGGCCGTGGATAGATAATGTAATAATAAAATGTCCTAAATGTGGCGAGGAAGCTCATAGAGTATCGGATGTAGCTGACGTATGGTTTGATAGCGGTGTTGCGTTTTTTGCTAGTCTGGGAGATAATTGGAATGCAAAATGGAAGGAAATAGGCCCAGTAGATCTTGTATTAGAAGGACATGACCAACTTAGGGGATGGTTCTTTAGTTTATTACGTAGCGGAGTTATACTCATTGATAGAGTACCTTACGAATCTGTATTAGTACACGGCTTTATGTTAGATGAACAAGGAAGAGAGATGCATAAGAGCTTAGGTAATTATGTAGAGCCTGCTGTAGTAATAGAAAAGTTTGGAAGAGACGTTTTAAGGCTATGGTTATTAAGAAATACTACTTGGGAAGATGCAAAGTTCTCTTGGAAGGCAATGGAGTTAACTCTGCGTGATTTACAAATAGTGTGGAATGTTTATGTATTTGCAAGTACGTATATGAGCTTAGACAATTTTGATCCTGATAAGTACAGTTTCTCGGACGTAGAGAGATATCTTAGAGTGGAAGATAAGTGGATATTATCTAGATACTATTCCATGTTAAGAAAAATAAAGGAGACTATGAAGAATTATAAAGTTCATGAGATGGCCAATTATCTATTTGATTTCATTATAAATGACATCAGCAGATTCTATTTAAGACTGATTAGAAAAAGAGCATGGGTCGAATATAATGATCCAGATAAGATAGCAATGTATTATGTACTTTATACTGTATTGAAGGGTTGGATAATATTGGCCTCTGCTGTTATTCCCTATACTGCAGAGAAAATTTACAAAGAATTTGTAGTTAATCCCAAGGACTCTGCTAGTATGGACGACTTTCCCGAAATTCAAAGTAGATTCATTGATGAACAATTAGAAAAAGCTATTAATGTTGTCAGGCAAATAGAAGATGCAGGATTAAATGTTAGAGCTAAAGCTGGAATAAAACTTAGATGGCCAGTAAATAAAACGTTTGTATTCTTAAATGATGAGAATGACATTAAGCTAGTGAATAATGTTATAGGTATCCTCAAATCAGTGCTTAACACAAAAGAAGTTGAGGTCTATAATATAATAGACTATGCGAAATTCTCCACAGTTGTTGTATCTCCGTTACAGGGCAAAATAGGTAAAGATTACAAACAACTTACACCCAAAATAGTTCAATATGTTAATAATAATGCCGGCGTTATAGGTAAAGATATTATAGATAAGGGATATCATGAGGTAATGATAGACGGCGTTAATGTTAGGTTAGATAAAAATTACGTCAATATTGAAGAAAGCAGTATGGAAGGCTACGTTAGTTCAAAATTCGATTTAGGAGTAATTATGCTATCTAAGAGCATAAGTGAAGAGGAAGAAGAGGAAGGCATAGTTAGGGATATAATAAGGAGAATACAGTTTATGAGAAAGAAACTTAATCTAAACGTCACTGATTACATTAATATTTGTATAACACCGCCTAACGATAGATATGACATGGTAAATAAGTGGAAAAGCTACATCTCGTCAGAGACTAGAGCAAAGAACATAGAAATTAGTAACAAAAAGTATAAACTTACAGAAACTTGGGACATAGAAGGAGAACAGTACATCATAAGCATAAGTAAGGCAGATTAAATGTTTCCTTATAAAAGAAGAAACGAACTTAATATTGCGTTTTTTTCCTCGATATTTTCAATAGAAAAAAACCTTACAGAAAAAACTCTCAAAGCTTCTCTTCTATTTAGATTTTTTATAGAATTTAGAGTAACAAATGTTTATATAATATGCCCCAATTCTTCAAATAAGGAATTTGAATTATTAAAAGAGCTTTCTGATTACGCGTTAACTCCCCCTTATTTGAAGAAATATATTCCTATAAGCCATAACTTGAAGAAAGTTGGCTTATTATCACCAATGAACTTGCCATTTCATATAGTGCATAAGTTACCTATTGAGGGCGAGATACGCATAGGTAAAAATAATGACTTTGGTTTACCACAAAAAATTAGGACAAGGCATAAATCCATTATAATTGTTGACTCTGTAAAAGATTCATTTATTCAATATCCATTAATATATTACAATGGTTTCGAAATTCATAAAACGAATATTGAAGATATACTTACTAAAGATAATCTCATAATAGGTAGTAGAAATGGTAAAGATCCATTAAAATATAAGGACGAAATAGTTTCTATGTATGAGGAAAAAGGTTTAACGGTACTTATAGGACCACCAGAAGGTATGTTAATAAAAAAATTAGGAGAAAATTTTTTGAAAAAGTCTTATAATTTTATAATAAAACAGGGCGTATCAGACGTTAGAGCAGAAGAGGCAATAATTTCATCATTAAGCTTACTTAATGCAATCTTGGAATAGTTACTTTTATAACTTAATAGTGGTGCATGAATTAAGAAGGGGAAGAGGATTGGGTCATCGAAAATTAGCGTCACCAAGAAGAGGTTCATCAGGTGTTAGACCTAGGAAGAGAGCCGAGGAATTACTTCCTACTCCTAGGTCTTGGCCTAATGTAAATTCTTCTAATCCTATACTTCTTGGGTTTATAGGATATAAAGTAGGCATGACTTATGTTTATTATATTAATGATATTAAAGGATCTTCAGAGTACGGAAAAGAAGTATTTACTCCAGTCACTGTTATAGAAACACCACCAGTAGTTCCAATAGCATTAAGAGCGTATGTTCTTGGAAGCAAAGGAGAACCGGAAGTACTCACGGACTATTGGAGTTCAGAGATTCCTCAAGAAATAACAAGGAAGATAAAATCGTTAAAAATAAATAAAGATAAATTAAATGGATTTTTAGATAAAATAAAGTCTAACCTTAATAATATCCTATATTTAAGGGCATTAGTCGCTACGCAGCCGAAATTAGTTCCGGCATTAGGAAAGAAAAAACCTGAGATTGTAGAGATGCAAATTGGTGGAGGAGACACTTCTGCTCAGTTAAACTACTTACTTAATGTATTAGGTAAGCCAATAAACGTTACTGATATATTTAAAGAAGGACAACTAGTGGATATAATAGGGGTTACGAAAGGTAAAGGATTCCAAGGGGTTATAAAGAGATATAGTGTTATGGAGTTACCTAAGTGGCATAAGCATAGGAAAGGTAGCAGAAAAGTAGGTACTAAAGGTCCCTCTATGAGTACTCCAAGCTATGTACCACAACCGGGTCAATTAGGTTTCCATAGGAGAACGGAATATAATAAGAGAATATTAAAAATTTCAATGAACCCACAAGATATTAACCCGGCAGGCGGATTTGTAAAATATGGATTAGTAAAGAACTCTTACATATTGATTCAAGGTTCAACTATAGGGGTAAGGAAAAGGCCTTTATTCTTAAGATATCCTATAAGGCCTTATGAAGTTCCAACTGAAGCTCCTAAAATTACGTATATAGATTTAAGTAGCAAACAAGGGTGAGTAGAATGTATATCCAACTTCAACAGAAAAAAGCAGATGTAATTGATTTAGAAGGTAAGAAATCAAAAGAAATTGATTTACCGTTAATCTTTAGTTATCCCGTAAGGAAAGATATAATCAATAGAGCATTTAGATCATCATTTACTAAATCATTGCAGCCTAAAGGAAGAGACCCAATGGCAGGTAAGAGGACTACTGCAAAAAGCTTTGGAATTAACTTAGGACTAGCTAGAGTTCCAAGAATTAAGGGAAGCGGCGAAGCGGCTTTAGCTCCTAATACAGTAGGAGGTAGATTAGTTTTTCCACCCTCTCCCATGGAGAGGATAGTTGAAGATATCAATAAAAGGGAAATGAGGCTTGCAATAATTAGTGCTATTTCTGCTACAACATTTAAAGATTTAGTTAAAAACAGAGGTCATAAAATACCAGAAAATCTCTCCTTGCCTATTATTGTTAGTGATGATCTAGAAAAGATATCGAAGTCTAAGGACATAATAGAGTTTATTAAAAAACTAGGATTAGAAGATGAATTAGAAAGATGTAAGGTAAAAAAAATTAGGTCTGGAAAAGGTAAAATGAGAGGTAGAAGATATAAGACGCCTAAAGGTCCACTTTTTGTAATAAAAGATGGGAAATCGGCAGTTATTAGTGCTATAAGAAATATTCAAGGTTTTGATGTAATAACTGCTAAAGAACTTAGTGTTATTCATTTAGCTCCAGGAGGGCATCCAGGTAGACTTACTATATTTACTGAAGGTGCTCTTCAAGCTCTAAATGATAGATTTGGAGGCGAAGTTAAATGAAGATTAAAGAAGTTTTAGCTACAGAAAAAGCAACTAAATTAATAGATTCAGAAAATACCATAGTTATAATTGTAGATAAAAATGCTACAAAATCGGAAATAAAGTCAGACATAGAGAAGGCGTTGAATGTAAAAGTAGTTAAAGTTAATATATTAATTACGCCTACTGGAGATAAGAAAGCATATGTTAGACTTAGTCCAGAATATAAAGCATCAGATGTTGCGCAAAAATTAGGGTTATTATGAGGTGAAATAATTTGGGTAAGAGTTTACTTCAACAAAGAGCTGGAAGAGGTAATATAAACTTTAGGAATCCTGGATGGCTAAGAGTAGGTAAAGTTAGATATCCTAAGATAGAAGGCAATCATGTAGGTAAAGTAATGGATATTCTTCATAATCCTGGTATGTTGGCTCCAGTAGCTAAGGTGAAATTGGATACTGGCGATGTTTTTTATATGCAGGCAGTACAAGGGATGACCATAGGGCAGAAAATAGAAATAGGGGGTAACGTAAATCCGGCTACTGGAAATATAGTAGATACAGGTAGTTTGCCGGAGGGTGCAATAGTTTGTAATGTAGAAGAGCATAGAGGAGATGGAGGAAGATATGCTAGATCTGCAGGCTCTTATGCTACTGTAATAGGTAAAAGCGGAGATAAGGTTCTTATTAGATTACCGTCTGGGAAAATAAAAGAAGTCTTGAGTAATGCTAGAGCTACGGTAGGAGTAGTTGCAGGTGGAGGAGTATATGATAAACCAGTTCTAAAAGCTGGAAACGTTTACTGGAAATATAAGGTGAAAGCAACTAAATGGCCCATAGTTAAAGGAGTTGCAATGAATGCAGTAGATCATCCACATGGTGGAGGTCTTCACACTAGTGTAAGCAGACCTAGCACTGTTTCAAGGAACGCACCTCCAGGAAGAAAAGTCGGGCATATAGCAGCAAGAAGGACTGGAAGGAGGGAGAGGAAGTGAATTTTAATACTAAAGATGATATAGGGTGATTATAATGGCAATGTCAGAATTTCCGGCTGAATGGCAAAAGTTCAAATATAGGGGCAAAAGTCTGAATGACTTAATCAATATGCCTATGGATGAGTTTGTTAAACTATTGCCTTCTAGGCAAAGGAGGTCGCTTACTAGAGGGTTTACTCCCCAACAGAGAAGATTACTTGAGGAAATCAGGAAAATGAAGAGAGAAGGTAAATCAACTAAGACCATAAAGACTCATGTTAGGAATCTAGTTATTCTTCCAGAGATGGTAGGCTTAAAGTTTGGTATATATAATGGAAAAGAGTTTGTTGAGTTCCAAGTTGCTCCAGAGATGATAGGACATTATCTAGGAGAATTTGCAATAACCACAAAGAAGGTAGAACATGGTGAACCAGGATTGAAGGCAACAAGATCTAGTCTATTCCTTGCAATGAAGGGATGATCATGGCTAACTGGACTTATCCTCAATTATCTATAGACGACAGTAAGTTAGGGAAGGCTGTAGTTAAGGATGCACCAGTATCCACAAGAGATTTATATAATGTATGTAAGGCAATTAGAGGTATGAAAGTTAAAGAAGCTAGAGACTTTTTAGATAGGGTATTAAAACATCAAGAATCCTTACCGTTTTGGAGATATTCTCATGGTTCATCTCATAGATCCAATATTTCATCTAAATGGAGAATTAAGAATGGTAGATATCCAGTTAAAGCGATAAAGTATGTATTAAGAGCATTAGACAATGCTGAAGCTAATGCAGTTTCTAAAGGATTAGACCCGGATAGTTTAAAAGTAATACACATAGCAGCGCATAAGTCTTTGACTTTAAAAAGGTTCATGCCTAGGGCTTTCGGCAGGGCTACGGCAAAGTATAGAAGAACTTCACATATTGAGGTTATAGTAGGTGAGGCATGAATGGTAAATATAAAACAATACTTTTTGCAAAAATCAATGACTAAAGTAATGCTTGATGAATATTTGGCTAAGCAGTTCTATAATGCGGAATATGCTGGAGTTGATATAATTAAGACTCCCATGGGAACTAGAATTATTATATACGCTGGCAGACCAGCAATGATAATAGGTAAAGGCGGAAAGACTATAAAACAGTTAGCTCAAGTTTTTGAGAAATTCTTTAGTTTAGAAAATCCGCAGATAACAGTAACTAATGTTGATAATCCAGAATTAAACGCTAGAGTTATGGCTTTCAGGCTTGCAGTGGCCTTAGAGAAGGGTTACCACTTTAGGAGAGCCGCATTTATAACCATCAGGAGGATAATGAACGCTGGAGCGTTAGGTGCAGAAGTTGTTGTTAGTGGTAAGATCACATCCGAGAGAGCTAAATATGAAAAATTAAAAGAAGGTACAGTGTATAAGACTGGAAATAGTCTAGAGACAATGGTTGATAGAGCTATAGCGATAGCTACATTAAAACCAGGTATCTATGGTGTGGAAATAGTCATTGCAAAGCCGCTAAGACCTATAGATAAGATTTCATTTAAGGAGACTCCGGCTTCATCAGAAGGCGAAGTTACTGTAACAAATGTTAAAATAATAGATGAGAATGCAGGAGGTGCTCAGAATGCCGCTGGATCCTGAGGAATTAAGGAAGATGGATATAAAAGACTTATATAAAAAATTAGAAGAGTATAATGCTGATCTGTTAAAACATAGAGCTGAGAGTAGAATGGGTACTTTAAAGAATACGTCTGCAATAAGGAATGTTAGAAAGGATATAGCAAGGATTTTAACTATAATTTCTGAGAAAAAGAGAAATAGTAAGCAGAATGAGAAAACTTCTTGATGTTATAGGTTTAAGAGTAAAGGTTTTGTCTCATTCTAATCCTTTTTTTATAGGGCTTTCTGGGATTATCGTTTTTGAATCGTCTAAGTTCTTGTACATTAAGAACTCTAAAGGTAAGATTATAATGGTGCATAAAGCAAATGGAATATTTGAGATAGATTTTAAAGGAAGTCATCAGATTATGCATGGTTATAAATTAATGGGTAATATTGTTAAGAGGTTAAAGAAGAGGTGGATGGTATGAGCCAGACTAAAAATGTTGGTATAGTCGGAGTTAAAGCTCCAGAAAAAACATGTGATGATAAAAACTGCCCATTTCACGGAGACCTGAAAGTAAGAGGTATGATATTTGAAGGTAAGTTAATTAAATATAGGGCAAATAAAAGCGGTGTTTTTGAAAGAGTTTACTTGTACTATAATAGTAAATTTAAGAGATATGAAAGAAGGAGGAGTAGAATAAGAGTTCATATTCCACCATGTTTGGATGTAAAGGAAGGAGATAATGTTATAATTGGGGAATGCAGACCAATAGCTAAGTCTGTATCATTTGTAGTATTAGGTAAGGTGAGTAGCTAATGTCAGAAAAACTACAAGTTTTAGGTTCAAGAAAAGCATTAACTCCAGGTTTACAACTTAGTTCTGTTGTTAACGTGGCTGATAATAGTGGAGCAAAAGAGGCAATGGTAATAGGAGTTTTTGGATATAGAGGAGTTTTAAGAAGGGTGCCTTTTGCTAACATCGCCGATCTAATTGTGGTGTCAGTAAAGAAAGGCACTCCAGAAGTTAGAAAACAGAAGTTCCGTGCTGTAATAGTAAGACAGAAAATGCCATTTAGAAGGCCTGATGGTACATGGATATCATTTGAAGACAATGCTGTAGTTATAGTTAATCCAGATGGAACACCTAAAGGAACTGAAATTAGAGGACCAATAGCGAGAGAAGCTGCGGAACGTTGGCCTAAAGTAGCAAGCTTAGCTACAATGGTTGTGTGAGGTGGTGAAAATAATGTTATCTTCTAAGCCAGCAAAACAGAGAAAAATGTTATTTAATGCTCCTTATCATTTAAGGAGAAAAATGCTTACTGCGATGGTTTCAGACGAAATTATCAAGGAGTATGGAATAAAGAGAATTGAGGTAAAGAAAGGCGATAGTGTAAAAGTTATGAGAGGAGATAATGTAGGATTTGAAGGTAAAGTAGCTCAAGTCAATACAAAATCTGGAAGAATAGCAATAGAAGGACTGACAAGGAAAAAAGCTGATGGGACGCCTGTTTATGTCTGGATTCATGCTTCTAAAGTTATGATAACTAAGTTAGATTTATCAGACAATGACAGGAAATCCTCAATAGAAAGGAAATTTAAAAAGGTGAATAAATAATGCCACATGTTACAAGGTTTGAAGCTCCTTGGTTTTTAAGGATAAACAAAAAAGAATATAAATGGACTGTTAGAGTAAATCCTGGTCCTCATTCGCTACTTAAGAGTGTACCTCTAAGTTTAATATTAAGAGACTATCTAAATGTTGCAGCAACTCTATCTGAAGCTAAGAAAGTAATATCTGAGGGTAAGGTTTATGTTGATGGAATTGTAAGGAAAGATTATAGATTTCCAGTAGGATTAATGGATATAATATCTGTGCCTAGCGCTGGTTTGTATTATGTTATGTTGCCCGATAATTCGAGGTATATTTCTCCTAAACAAATCAGTGAAACAGAGTCAAAATATAAGCTAATTAGAGTAATTAATAAGACAATAGTAAAAGGTGGTAAATTACAATTAAATTTGGAAGATGGTAGAAATATATTGGTAAATAAGGAGGATTCTTCTAAATATCCTACTTTAAGTACATTGAAGATTGAAATTCCTTCACAAAATATAATCTCCGTATATCCCCTAGTAGAGAATATGTTCGGAATAATAATAGGTGGAAAGAACACTGGATTATACGGTAAGATTGTTAAGATTCAGAAGGCACAATATAAATCTAGAAAGTATTCCATTGTAACAATACAGAAAGGTAACGAAAGTTATGAAACTAATTTATTGAATACAATGGTAATTGGCGAGGAAAATCCTGAAATAAAGGTTGAGTAAAATGGATCAAGAATCCGTTCAAGTTAAAAAAGAAAATCCAATGAAAAGAATAAAAATAGCAAAGGTTACAGTAAATATTGGCTTAGGAGAATCTGGAGAAAGACTAGAGAAAGCATATTACTTATTGGAGGAGTTAACAGGAGTAAAGCCAGTTTATACTCGTGCTAAAAAGTCAATAAAGGAGTTTGGAGTTAGAAAAGGACAATTAATAGGTGTGAAAGCAACTCTAAGGGGTCAAAAAGGTATAGATTTCCTTAAGCGTGTTTTACAAGCTGTTGGATATAAGTTAAAGAGAGATAGTTTCGATGATTATGGTAATGTAAGTTTTGGCATAGCTGAACACGTTATTATTCCTGGAACTAAATACGATCCAGAAGTTGGAGTATTTGGAATGGATATAGCAATAACACTAGAGAGACCTGGATACAGAGTAGCTAGAAGGAAGAGGAAATCTGCTAGAATTCCTAAGAGGCATAGAATTTCTAAAGAAGAGGCGATAAAGTTTTTAACGGAAACACTAGGTATTGTGGTTGTTTGAAGGTGATTTAAATGGGTAAGTACAAGCCTCCGACAGAAAGAAAACATGGTAAAGGAGTTCAAGCTTGTAGGCGTTGTGGGAGTACGGATTCTGTTATTCAAAAGTATGGAATTTACCTTTGTAGGCAATGCTTTAGAGAAGTTGCCTATGAATTAGGTTTTAAAAAGTTGAGGTGATTTCACATGACGGTAATCAATCCTTTATCTAATGCTCTAGTCAGTATTTATAACAATGAGGTAAGAAGAAATAAACAAGCAGTAATAATGCCTTCATCCAAGCTAGTCATAAATGTTCTTAGAGTTATGCAAAAAGAAGGTTATGTAGGGGAATTTGAGTATATTGACGACGGAAGATGGGGTAAAGTTGTTGTTCAGTTACTAGGTAGAGTAAACAAGTGCGGTCCAATAACGCCTAGGTACTCATTAAATTATAGAGATATGATAAATTTACCGCAACATATAAGGACATATTTACCATCTAAAGAGATTGGTGTAGTTCTAGTTTCAACATCTAAGGGCGTTATGACGCATAAGGAAGCAGCTAGACAAAGATTAGGAGGAGTAGCCTTAGGTTATGTTTATTAGGTGATTTTCAATGTTGCAAGTTGCAGTAAAAGAATCATTAAAAATTCCAGATAATATCTCATTGACTTTAGAAAATGGTAAAATAATAGTTAAAGGACCTAAAGGAGAAGTAGAGAAAGATATCTCAGATATTAGGGGAATTGAAGTTAGATTAGAAAATGGAGAATTAGTAGTTGAATCTACGTTTGCAAATAAGAAGACCAAAGCGCTAGTATATACTTTACTTAGACATGTTAAAAATATGATTATTGGAGTTACTAAAGGCTATAGATATTATCTTAAGATAATATTCACGCATTTTCCAATGTCAGTAAAAGTTGTAGGTAGTGAAGTTCAGATAACTAACTTAATAGGTGAGAAGAATATTAGAAGGGCACAAATTTTGCCTGGAGTTAAAGTTACTATTAAAGGAGAAGATATAATTGTGGAAGGAATAGATCTAGAGAAAGTGGCACAAACTGCAGCCAATATAGAAAGAGTTAGCAAAATATCTGGATTCGATAGGCGTGTGTTTGGAGATGGCGTATATATTTATAAGAAAGAGGTGATTGAATAATGGCATCAAACAATTTAAGTAGA
This genomic interval from Acidianus sp. HS-5 contains the following:
- a CDS encoding 30S ribosomal protein S14 encodes the protein MGKYKPPTERKHGKGVQACRRCGSTDSVIQKYGIYLCRQCFREVAYELGFKKLR
- a CDS encoding 30S ribosomal protein S8, translated to MTVINPLSNALVSIYNNEVRRNKQAVIMPSSKLVINVLRVMQKEGYVGEFEYIDDGRWGKVVVQLLGRVNKCGPITPRYSLNYRDMINLPQHIRTYLPSKEIGVVLVSTSKGVMTHKEAARQRLGGVALGYVY
- a CDS encoding 50S ribosomal protein L6, with amino-acid sequence MLQVAVKESLKIPDNISLTLENGKIIVKGPKGEVEKDISDIRGIEVRLENGELVVESTFANKKTKALVYTLLRHVKNMIIGVTKGYRYYLKIIFTHFPMSVKVVGSEVQITNLIGEKNIRRAQILPGVKVTIKGEDIIVEGIDLEKVAQTAANIERVSKISGFDRRVFGDGVYIYKKEVIE
- a CDS encoding 50S ribosomal protein L5, giving the protein MDQESVQVKKENPMKRIKIAKVTVNIGLGESGERLEKAYYLLEELTGVKPVYTRAKKSIKEFGVRKGQLIGVKATLRGQKGIDFLKRVLQAVGYKLKRDSFDDYGNVSFGIAEHVIIPGTKYDPEVGVFGMDIAITLERPGYRVARRKRKSARIPKRHRISKEEAIKFLTETLGIVVV